In Tachysurus fulvidraco isolate hzauxx_2018 chromosome 3, HZAU_PFXX_2.0, whole genome shotgun sequence, a single window of DNA contains:
- the cd4-1 gene encoding CD4-1 molecule isoform X5, with translation MSFLLVLLLLLAPFHSSAEAPSPVLAQVGNAVTLPLEPWGIPDNIHVNWNFNGGTLFSRNPTASSNTQVPTNWQGRVSLTENFSLHISPVTENDFGTFTCDQHKLVDSKMTTFKLYEVKMPTLPPKLVNDSLTLSCEINHEGFNLVRPTVRWIGPDNKIYHGQTSKNKYTLNLLGVSSNHNGNWICEVNYGAGRKLNAMSNVVIVDLAPSPLDPIYTSDSYSNFPIPCFFSSKISWATVNATGVMGGSWSFTSLNGSAPFVLLKLHLNPYPVWKIPPNTQGWLMESGVKNNDLGVTISRVSINHRGSYTCSLDFSLRTSRRRVQVEVLQVISSAGKNMYEGSTLNLTCTLGHPMPPDLEVNWKSPYGSSLSILSLPHLTELSIPGVRLKDSGRWACELKKNKTVLATATITLKIEKAPVNIWLVVGIIAGILVLILVLAIVIFSIRRRRKVVMHTRRKRRFCCCKNPQPKGFYKT, from the exons ATGAGCTTCCTATTGGTTTTATTACTTTTGCTGGCACCATTTCACTCATCTGCAG aaGCACCATCACCGGTTTTAGCACAGGTAGGGAATGCTGTTACACTTCCCTTGGAGCCATGGGGGATACCTGACAATATTCATGTCAACTGGAACTTTAATGGAGGCACTTTGTTTAGTAGAAATCCTACAGCATCATCTAATACACAAG TGCCAACAAATTGGCAGGGACGAGTCtctcttacagaaaacttctcTCTTCACATTTCACCTGTTACTGAGAATGACTTTGGAACCTTCACATGTGACCAGCATAAACTCGTGGACAGTAAGATGACCACGTTCAAACTTTATGAAG TAAAGATGCCCACACTGCCACCAAAGCTGGTTAATGACAGTCTCACTCTGTCCTGTGAAATCAATCATGAAGGATTTAATCTTGTTCGTCCTACTGTACGCTGGATAGGGCCGGATAATAAAATTTACCATGGACAAACAAGCAAGAACAAATACACTCTCAATTTGTTGGGAGTCTCCAGCAATCACAATGGAAACTGGATCTGTGAAGTGAATTATGGTGCTGGTCGTAAATTAAATGCCATGTCTAATGTTGTGATTGTAG ACCTCGCACCCTCCCCATTGGATCCCATCTACACATCTGACTCCTACTCTAATTTCCCTATACCATGTTTCTTTTCCTCAAAAATTTCCTGGGCCACAGTAAATGCCACAGGTGTGATGGGAGGTAGCTGgagcttcacttcacttaaTGGTTCTGCACCCTTTGTTCTTCTCAAATTACATCTCAATCCCTATCCAGTCTGGAAGATTCCCCCTAACACACAAGGCTGGCTCATGGAGAGTGGGGTAAAAAATAATGACCTCGGTGTGACGATTTCCAGGGTGTCTATAAATCACAGAGGAAGCTACACCTGTAGCCTGGACTTCTCGCTAAGAACAAGCAGACGTAGAGTGCAGGTTGAGGTGCTACAAG TTATTTCCTCAGCAGGTAAAAATATGTATGAGGGCAGTACCCTGAACTTGACCTGCACTCTTGGTCATCCCATGCCCCCTGACCTGGAAGTAAATTGGAAATCCCCATATGGTTCATCTCTGTCAATTCTTAGCCTTCCTCATCTCACAGAGCTGTCTATCCCTGGAGTAAGACTGAAGGACAGTGGGCGATGGGCAtgtgaactgaaaaaaaacaaaacagtgcttGCAACAGCTACGATCACACTGAAAATTG AGAAAGCTCCAGTCAATATTTGGCTTGTTGTAGGTATTATTGCTGGTATTCTGGTCTTGATCTTGGTTCTTGCAATAGTTATCTTCAGCATCCGTAGGCGCAGAAAG GTGGTGATGCACACACGGCGTAAGAGGAGATTCTGCTGCTGTAAGAA TCCTCAGCCTAAAGGTTTCTACAAGACCTGA
- the cd4-1 gene encoding CD4-1 molecule isoform X2, giving the protein MTDYSNPACRDPSFVEQRRKKGCVVFRLNLIDLRDKMSFLLVLLLLLAPFHSSAAPSPVLAQVGNAVTLPLEPWGIPDNIHVNWNFNGGTLFSRNPTASSNTQVPTNWQGRVSLTENFSLHISPVTENDFGTFTCDQHKLVDSKMTTFKLYEVKMPTLPPKLVNDSLTLSCEINHEGFNLVRPTVRWIGPDNKIYHGQTSKNKYTLNLLGVSSNHNGNWICEVNYGAGRKLNAMSNVVIVDLAPSPLDPIYTSDSYSNFPIPCFFSSKISWATVNATGVMGGSWSFTSLNGSAPFVLLKLHLNPYPVWKIPPNTQGWLMESGVKNNDLGVTISRVSINHRGSYTCSLDFSLRTSRRRVQVEVLQVISSAGKNMYEGSTLNLTCTLGHPMPPDLEVNWKSPYGSSLSILSLPHLTELSIPGVRLKDSGRWACELKKNKTVLATATITLKIEKAPVNIWLVVGIIAGILVLILVLAIVIFSIRRRRKVVMHTRRKRRFCCCKNPQPKGFYKT; this is encoded by the exons CTTTCGTGGaacagaggaggaagaagggCTGTGTAG TTTTTCGTTTGAACTTGATTGATTTGAGAGACAAAATGAGCTTCCTATTGGTTTTATTACTTTTGCTGGCACCATTTCACTCATCTGCAG CACCATCACCGGTTTTAGCACAGGTAGGGAATGCTGTTACACTTCCCTTGGAGCCATGGGGGATACCTGACAATATTCATGTCAACTGGAACTTTAATGGAGGCACTTTGTTTAGTAGAAATCCTACAGCATCATCTAATACACAAG TGCCAACAAATTGGCAGGGACGAGTCtctcttacagaaaacttctcTCTTCACATTTCACCTGTTACTGAGAATGACTTTGGAACCTTCACATGTGACCAGCATAAACTCGTGGACAGTAAGATGACCACGTTCAAACTTTATGAAG TAAAGATGCCCACACTGCCACCAAAGCTGGTTAATGACAGTCTCACTCTGTCCTGTGAAATCAATCATGAAGGATTTAATCTTGTTCGTCCTACTGTACGCTGGATAGGGCCGGATAATAAAATTTACCATGGACAAACAAGCAAGAACAAATACACTCTCAATTTGTTGGGAGTCTCCAGCAATCACAATGGAAACTGGATCTGTGAAGTGAATTATGGTGCTGGTCGTAAATTAAATGCCATGTCTAATGTTGTGATTGTAG ACCTCGCACCCTCCCCATTGGATCCCATCTACACATCTGACTCCTACTCTAATTTCCCTATACCATGTTTCTTTTCCTCAAAAATTTCCTGGGCCACAGTAAATGCCACAGGTGTGATGGGAGGTAGCTGgagcttcacttcacttaaTGGTTCTGCACCCTTTGTTCTTCTCAAATTACATCTCAATCCCTATCCAGTCTGGAAGATTCCCCCTAACACACAAGGCTGGCTCATGGAGAGTGGGGTAAAAAATAATGACCTCGGTGTGACGATTTCCAGGGTGTCTATAAATCACAGAGGAAGCTACACCTGTAGCCTGGACTTCTCGCTAAGAACAAGCAGACGTAGAGTGCAGGTTGAGGTGCTACAAG TTATTTCCTCAGCAGGTAAAAATATGTATGAGGGCAGTACCCTGAACTTGACCTGCACTCTTGGTCATCCCATGCCCCCTGACCTGGAAGTAAATTGGAAATCCCCATATGGTTCATCTCTGTCAATTCTTAGCCTTCCTCATCTCACAGAGCTGTCTATCCCTGGAGTAAGACTGAAGGACAGTGGGCGATGGGCAtgtgaactgaaaaaaaacaaaacagtgcttGCAACAGCTACGATCACACTGAAAATTG AGAAAGCTCCAGTCAATATTTGGCTTGTTGTAGGTATTATTGCTGGTATTCTGGTCTTGATCTTGGTTCTTGCAATAGTTATCTTCAGCATCCGTAGGCGCAGAAAG GTGGTGATGCACACACGGCGTAAGAGGAGATTCTGCTGCTGTAAGAA TCCTCAGCCTAAAGGTTTCTACAAGACCTGA
- the cd4-1 gene encoding CD4-1 molecule isoform X1 — MTDYSNPACRDPSFVEQRRKKGCVVFRLNLIDLRDKMSFLLVLLLLLAPFHSSAEAPSPVLAQVGNAVTLPLEPWGIPDNIHVNWNFNGGTLFSRNPTASSNTQVPTNWQGRVSLTENFSLHISPVTENDFGTFTCDQHKLVDSKMTTFKLYEVKMPTLPPKLVNDSLTLSCEINHEGFNLVRPTVRWIGPDNKIYHGQTSKNKYTLNLLGVSSNHNGNWICEVNYGAGRKLNAMSNVVIVDLAPSPLDPIYTSDSYSNFPIPCFFSSKISWATVNATGVMGGSWSFTSLNGSAPFVLLKLHLNPYPVWKIPPNTQGWLMESGVKNNDLGVTISRVSINHRGSYTCSLDFSLRTSRRRVQVEVLQVISSAGKNMYEGSTLNLTCTLGHPMPPDLEVNWKSPYGSSLSILSLPHLTELSIPGVRLKDSGRWACELKKNKTVLATATITLKIEKAPVNIWLVVGIIAGILVLILVLAIVIFSIRRRRKVVMHTRRKRRFCCCKNPQPKGFYKT; from the exons CTTTCGTGGaacagaggaggaagaagggCTGTGTAG TTTTTCGTTTGAACTTGATTGATTTGAGAGACAAAATGAGCTTCCTATTGGTTTTATTACTTTTGCTGGCACCATTTCACTCATCTGCAG aaGCACCATCACCGGTTTTAGCACAGGTAGGGAATGCTGTTACACTTCCCTTGGAGCCATGGGGGATACCTGACAATATTCATGTCAACTGGAACTTTAATGGAGGCACTTTGTTTAGTAGAAATCCTACAGCATCATCTAATACACAAG TGCCAACAAATTGGCAGGGACGAGTCtctcttacagaaaacttctcTCTTCACATTTCACCTGTTACTGAGAATGACTTTGGAACCTTCACATGTGACCAGCATAAACTCGTGGACAGTAAGATGACCACGTTCAAACTTTATGAAG TAAAGATGCCCACACTGCCACCAAAGCTGGTTAATGACAGTCTCACTCTGTCCTGTGAAATCAATCATGAAGGATTTAATCTTGTTCGTCCTACTGTACGCTGGATAGGGCCGGATAATAAAATTTACCATGGACAAACAAGCAAGAACAAATACACTCTCAATTTGTTGGGAGTCTCCAGCAATCACAATGGAAACTGGATCTGTGAAGTGAATTATGGTGCTGGTCGTAAATTAAATGCCATGTCTAATGTTGTGATTGTAG ACCTCGCACCCTCCCCATTGGATCCCATCTACACATCTGACTCCTACTCTAATTTCCCTATACCATGTTTCTTTTCCTCAAAAATTTCCTGGGCCACAGTAAATGCCACAGGTGTGATGGGAGGTAGCTGgagcttcacttcacttaaTGGTTCTGCACCCTTTGTTCTTCTCAAATTACATCTCAATCCCTATCCAGTCTGGAAGATTCCCCCTAACACACAAGGCTGGCTCATGGAGAGTGGGGTAAAAAATAATGACCTCGGTGTGACGATTTCCAGGGTGTCTATAAATCACAGAGGAAGCTACACCTGTAGCCTGGACTTCTCGCTAAGAACAAGCAGACGTAGAGTGCAGGTTGAGGTGCTACAAG TTATTTCCTCAGCAGGTAAAAATATGTATGAGGGCAGTACCCTGAACTTGACCTGCACTCTTGGTCATCCCATGCCCCCTGACCTGGAAGTAAATTGGAAATCCCCATATGGTTCATCTCTGTCAATTCTTAGCCTTCCTCATCTCACAGAGCTGTCTATCCCTGGAGTAAGACTGAAGGACAGTGGGCGATGGGCAtgtgaactgaaaaaaaacaaaacagtgcttGCAACAGCTACGATCACACTGAAAATTG AGAAAGCTCCAGTCAATATTTGGCTTGTTGTAGGTATTATTGCTGGTATTCTGGTCTTGATCTTGGTTCTTGCAATAGTTATCTTCAGCATCCGTAGGCGCAGAAAG GTGGTGATGCACACACGGCGTAAGAGGAGATTCTGCTGCTGTAAGAA TCCTCAGCCTAAAGGTTTCTACAAGACCTGA
- the cd4-1 gene encoding CD4-1 molecule isoform X4: protein MTDYSNPVFRLNLIDLRDKMSFLLVLLLLLAPFHSSAAPSPVLAQVGNAVTLPLEPWGIPDNIHVNWNFNGGTLFSRNPTASSNTQVPTNWQGRVSLTENFSLHISPVTENDFGTFTCDQHKLVDSKMTTFKLYEVKMPTLPPKLVNDSLTLSCEINHEGFNLVRPTVRWIGPDNKIYHGQTSKNKYTLNLLGVSSNHNGNWICEVNYGAGRKLNAMSNVVIVDLAPSPLDPIYTSDSYSNFPIPCFFSSKISWATVNATGVMGGSWSFTSLNGSAPFVLLKLHLNPYPVWKIPPNTQGWLMESGVKNNDLGVTISRVSINHRGSYTCSLDFSLRTSRRRVQVEVLQVISSAGKNMYEGSTLNLTCTLGHPMPPDLEVNWKSPYGSSLSILSLPHLTELSIPGVRLKDSGRWACELKKNKTVLATATITLKIEKAPVNIWLVVGIIAGILVLILVLAIVIFSIRRRRKVVMHTRRKRRFCCCKNPQPKGFYKT, encoded by the exons TTTTTCGTTTGAACTTGATTGATTTGAGAGACAAAATGAGCTTCCTATTGGTTTTATTACTTTTGCTGGCACCATTTCACTCATCTGCAG CACCATCACCGGTTTTAGCACAGGTAGGGAATGCTGTTACACTTCCCTTGGAGCCATGGGGGATACCTGACAATATTCATGTCAACTGGAACTTTAATGGAGGCACTTTGTTTAGTAGAAATCCTACAGCATCATCTAATACACAAG TGCCAACAAATTGGCAGGGACGAGTCtctcttacagaaaacttctcTCTTCACATTTCACCTGTTACTGAGAATGACTTTGGAACCTTCACATGTGACCAGCATAAACTCGTGGACAGTAAGATGACCACGTTCAAACTTTATGAAG TAAAGATGCCCACACTGCCACCAAAGCTGGTTAATGACAGTCTCACTCTGTCCTGTGAAATCAATCATGAAGGATTTAATCTTGTTCGTCCTACTGTACGCTGGATAGGGCCGGATAATAAAATTTACCATGGACAAACAAGCAAGAACAAATACACTCTCAATTTGTTGGGAGTCTCCAGCAATCACAATGGAAACTGGATCTGTGAAGTGAATTATGGTGCTGGTCGTAAATTAAATGCCATGTCTAATGTTGTGATTGTAG ACCTCGCACCCTCCCCATTGGATCCCATCTACACATCTGACTCCTACTCTAATTTCCCTATACCATGTTTCTTTTCCTCAAAAATTTCCTGGGCCACAGTAAATGCCACAGGTGTGATGGGAGGTAGCTGgagcttcacttcacttaaTGGTTCTGCACCCTTTGTTCTTCTCAAATTACATCTCAATCCCTATCCAGTCTGGAAGATTCCCCCTAACACACAAGGCTGGCTCATGGAGAGTGGGGTAAAAAATAATGACCTCGGTGTGACGATTTCCAGGGTGTCTATAAATCACAGAGGAAGCTACACCTGTAGCCTGGACTTCTCGCTAAGAACAAGCAGACGTAGAGTGCAGGTTGAGGTGCTACAAG TTATTTCCTCAGCAGGTAAAAATATGTATGAGGGCAGTACCCTGAACTTGACCTGCACTCTTGGTCATCCCATGCCCCCTGACCTGGAAGTAAATTGGAAATCCCCATATGGTTCATCTCTGTCAATTCTTAGCCTTCCTCATCTCACAGAGCTGTCTATCCCTGGAGTAAGACTGAAGGACAGTGGGCGATGGGCAtgtgaactgaaaaaaaacaaaacagtgcttGCAACAGCTACGATCACACTGAAAATTG AGAAAGCTCCAGTCAATATTTGGCTTGTTGTAGGTATTATTGCTGGTATTCTGGTCTTGATCTTGGTTCTTGCAATAGTTATCTTCAGCATCCGTAGGCGCAGAAAG GTGGTGATGCACACACGGCGTAAGAGGAGATTCTGCTGCTGTAAGAA TCCTCAGCCTAAAGGTTTCTACAAGACCTGA
- the cd4-1 gene encoding CD4-1 molecule isoform X3, whose protein sequence is MTDYSNPVFRLNLIDLRDKMSFLLVLLLLLAPFHSSAEAPSPVLAQVGNAVTLPLEPWGIPDNIHVNWNFNGGTLFSRNPTASSNTQVPTNWQGRVSLTENFSLHISPVTENDFGTFTCDQHKLVDSKMTTFKLYEVKMPTLPPKLVNDSLTLSCEINHEGFNLVRPTVRWIGPDNKIYHGQTSKNKYTLNLLGVSSNHNGNWICEVNYGAGRKLNAMSNVVIVDLAPSPLDPIYTSDSYSNFPIPCFFSSKISWATVNATGVMGGSWSFTSLNGSAPFVLLKLHLNPYPVWKIPPNTQGWLMESGVKNNDLGVTISRVSINHRGSYTCSLDFSLRTSRRRVQVEVLQVISSAGKNMYEGSTLNLTCTLGHPMPPDLEVNWKSPYGSSLSILSLPHLTELSIPGVRLKDSGRWACELKKNKTVLATATITLKIEKAPVNIWLVVGIIAGILVLILVLAIVIFSIRRRRKVVMHTRRKRRFCCCKNPQPKGFYKT, encoded by the exons TTTTTCGTTTGAACTTGATTGATTTGAGAGACAAAATGAGCTTCCTATTGGTTTTATTACTTTTGCTGGCACCATTTCACTCATCTGCAG aaGCACCATCACCGGTTTTAGCACAGGTAGGGAATGCTGTTACACTTCCCTTGGAGCCATGGGGGATACCTGACAATATTCATGTCAACTGGAACTTTAATGGAGGCACTTTGTTTAGTAGAAATCCTACAGCATCATCTAATACACAAG TGCCAACAAATTGGCAGGGACGAGTCtctcttacagaaaacttctcTCTTCACATTTCACCTGTTACTGAGAATGACTTTGGAACCTTCACATGTGACCAGCATAAACTCGTGGACAGTAAGATGACCACGTTCAAACTTTATGAAG TAAAGATGCCCACACTGCCACCAAAGCTGGTTAATGACAGTCTCACTCTGTCCTGTGAAATCAATCATGAAGGATTTAATCTTGTTCGTCCTACTGTACGCTGGATAGGGCCGGATAATAAAATTTACCATGGACAAACAAGCAAGAACAAATACACTCTCAATTTGTTGGGAGTCTCCAGCAATCACAATGGAAACTGGATCTGTGAAGTGAATTATGGTGCTGGTCGTAAATTAAATGCCATGTCTAATGTTGTGATTGTAG ACCTCGCACCCTCCCCATTGGATCCCATCTACACATCTGACTCCTACTCTAATTTCCCTATACCATGTTTCTTTTCCTCAAAAATTTCCTGGGCCACAGTAAATGCCACAGGTGTGATGGGAGGTAGCTGgagcttcacttcacttaaTGGTTCTGCACCCTTTGTTCTTCTCAAATTACATCTCAATCCCTATCCAGTCTGGAAGATTCCCCCTAACACACAAGGCTGGCTCATGGAGAGTGGGGTAAAAAATAATGACCTCGGTGTGACGATTTCCAGGGTGTCTATAAATCACAGAGGAAGCTACACCTGTAGCCTGGACTTCTCGCTAAGAACAAGCAGACGTAGAGTGCAGGTTGAGGTGCTACAAG TTATTTCCTCAGCAGGTAAAAATATGTATGAGGGCAGTACCCTGAACTTGACCTGCACTCTTGGTCATCCCATGCCCCCTGACCTGGAAGTAAATTGGAAATCCCCATATGGTTCATCTCTGTCAATTCTTAGCCTTCCTCATCTCACAGAGCTGTCTATCCCTGGAGTAAGACTGAAGGACAGTGGGCGATGGGCAtgtgaactgaaaaaaaacaaaacagtgcttGCAACAGCTACGATCACACTGAAAATTG AGAAAGCTCCAGTCAATATTTGGCTTGTTGTAGGTATTATTGCTGGTATTCTGGTCTTGATCTTGGTTCTTGCAATAGTTATCTTCAGCATCCGTAGGCGCAGAAAG GTGGTGATGCACACACGGCGTAAGAGGAGATTCTGCTGCTGTAAGAA TCCTCAGCCTAAAGGTTTCTACAAGACCTGA
- the LOC113643588 gene encoding uncharacterized protein LOC113643588, which translates to MRRSQNETPQQQTILQIRGGKKDILSSKNAGMTITPELSSSAPHQQTEGPERDPAHSEDSPGTIEKENIHLSPIKTTRSTAPTKISGQVELAYAGLAAKNPEMLRFFKRSQRLDLNRFSSFRDMMRWEKKNEYKYSLDATEKENIHLSPINTTKTIPPLMILEEVEGADAVLRPKTPKTPRKQRMDTVGLSPFRGMRCEETTDDQKQFLNIMEPVTSIYMMNYSAKQKGVITFNFEKDVQNLKDNINSIRMSTYIQLYKESDQSSVPELKYEDEGILAAPESMHELAEPLTSKVKSDFVLATTVLEKTRPFDVTSQMIQMTGFQEYAWPVPSPPSGDKPNVP; encoded by the exons ATGAGAAGGAGTCAGAACGAGACACCTCAGCAGCAAACT ATACTACAAATAAGGGGAGGCAAAAAGGACATACTGTCCAG caAAAATGCAGGGATGACAATCACTCCAGAACTGAGTAGCAGTGCACCACATCAGCAAACTGAAGGACCTGAGCGAGATCCG gcACACAGTGAAGATAGCCCGGGCACCATAGAAAAAGAGAACATTCATCTATCACCCATTAAAACCACCAGATCAACTGCTCCCACAAAGATCTCAGGACAGGTTGAACTAGCATATGCTG GTCTTGCAGCAAAGAACCCTGAGATGCTGAGATTTTTCAAGAGGAGTCAGAGACTGGATCTGAACagattttcttcattcagaGACATGATGCGctgggaaaagaaaaatgaatat AAATATAGCCTGGATGCCACGGAAAAAGAGAACATCCATCTATCACCTATTAACACCACCAAAACAATCCCTCCACTAATGATCTTAGAAGAGGTTGAAGGAGCAGATGCag taCTTAGACCAAAAACGCCCAAAACACCAAGAAAGCAGAGAATGGATACAGTTGGTCTTTCCCCATTCAGAGGCATGAGGTGTGAGGAAACGACAGATGATCAG AAACAGTTTCTGAACATCATGGAACCTGTGACAAGCATATACATGATGAACTATTCAGCAAAACAGAAGGGGGTGATAACATTTAATTTTGAGAAGGATGTGCAGAATCTGAAGGACAATATTAACTCCATAAGAATGTCCACCTATATCCAGTTGTACAAAGAATCTGACCAGTCTTCTGTACCTGAACTTAAATATGAGGATGAGGGCATCTTGGCTGCTCCTGAAAGCATGCACGAACTTGCTGAACCTCTGACATCAAAAGTCAAATCTGACTTTGTTTTGGCTACAACTGTTCTTGAGAAAACCAGACCTTTTGATGTTACCTCTCAAATGATTCAGATGACTGGATTCCAGGAATATGCTTGGCCTGTCCCTTCACCACCTTCTGGTGATAAGCCAA ATGTCCCCTGA
- the cd4-1 gene encoding CD4-1 molecule isoform X6 produces MSFLLVLLLLLAPFHSSAAPSPVLAQVGNAVTLPLEPWGIPDNIHVNWNFNGGTLFSRNPTASSNTQVPTNWQGRVSLTENFSLHISPVTENDFGTFTCDQHKLVDSKMTTFKLYEVKMPTLPPKLVNDSLTLSCEINHEGFNLVRPTVRWIGPDNKIYHGQTSKNKYTLNLLGVSSNHNGNWICEVNYGAGRKLNAMSNVVIVDLAPSPLDPIYTSDSYSNFPIPCFFSSKISWATVNATGVMGGSWSFTSLNGSAPFVLLKLHLNPYPVWKIPPNTQGWLMESGVKNNDLGVTISRVSINHRGSYTCSLDFSLRTSRRRVQVEVLQVISSAGKNMYEGSTLNLTCTLGHPMPPDLEVNWKSPYGSSLSILSLPHLTELSIPGVRLKDSGRWACELKKNKTVLATATITLKIEKAPVNIWLVVGIIAGILVLILVLAIVIFSIRRRRKVVMHTRRKRRFCCCKNPQPKGFYKT; encoded by the exons ATGAGCTTCCTATTGGTTTTATTACTTTTGCTGGCACCATTTCACTCATCTGCAG CACCATCACCGGTTTTAGCACAGGTAGGGAATGCTGTTACACTTCCCTTGGAGCCATGGGGGATACCTGACAATATTCATGTCAACTGGAACTTTAATGGAGGCACTTTGTTTAGTAGAAATCCTACAGCATCATCTAATACACAAG TGCCAACAAATTGGCAGGGACGAGTCtctcttacagaaaacttctcTCTTCACATTTCACCTGTTACTGAGAATGACTTTGGAACCTTCACATGTGACCAGCATAAACTCGTGGACAGTAAGATGACCACGTTCAAACTTTATGAAG TAAAGATGCCCACACTGCCACCAAAGCTGGTTAATGACAGTCTCACTCTGTCCTGTGAAATCAATCATGAAGGATTTAATCTTGTTCGTCCTACTGTACGCTGGATAGGGCCGGATAATAAAATTTACCATGGACAAACAAGCAAGAACAAATACACTCTCAATTTGTTGGGAGTCTCCAGCAATCACAATGGAAACTGGATCTGTGAAGTGAATTATGGTGCTGGTCGTAAATTAAATGCCATGTCTAATGTTGTGATTGTAG ACCTCGCACCCTCCCCATTGGATCCCATCTACACATCTGACTCCTACTCTAATTTCCCTATACCATGTTTCTTTTCCTCAAAAATTTCCTGGGCCACAGTAAATGCCACAGGTGTGATGGGAGGTAGCTGgagcttcacttcacttaaTGGTTCTGCACCCTTTGTTCTTCTCAAATTACATCTCAATCCCTATCCAGTCTGGAAGATTCCCCCTAACACACAAGGCTGGCTCATGGAGAGTGGGGTAAAAAATAATGACCTCGGTGTGACGATTTCCAGGGTGTCTATAAATCACAGAGGAAGCTACACCTGTAGCCTGGACTTCTCGCTAAGAACAAGCAGACGTAGAGTGCAGGTTGAGGTGCTACAAG TTATTTCCTCAGCAGGTAAAAATATGTATGAGGGCAGTACCCTGAACTTGACCTGCACTCTTGGTCATCCCATGCCCCCTGACCTGGAAGTAAATTGGAAATCCCCATATGGTTCATCTCTGTCAATTCTTAGCCTTCCTCATCTCACAGAGCTGTCTATCCCTGGAGTAAGACTGAAGGACAGTGGGCGATGGGCAtgtgaactgaaaaaaaacaaaacagtgcttGCAACAGCTACGATCACACTGAAAATTG AGAAAGCTCCAGTCAATATTTGGCTTGTTGTAGGTATTATTGCTGGTATTCTGGTCTTGATCTTGGTTCTTGCAATAGTTATCTTCAGCATCCGTAGGCGCAGAAAG GTGGTGATGCACACACGGCGTAAGAGGAGATTCTGCTGCTGTAAGAA TCCTCAGCCTAAAGGTTTCTACAAGACCTGA